One Deltaproteobacteria bacterium genomic window, GGCGGGGGAAAAGCCTTTTACCCCCGAACGTCTCAGCCATAATATGAAAGCAGAGGAAGAAAAGACCGACGATCCGGATGCGCTGACTGGATTGCTGGCAACCGGGACAGTCAGAACGGACATGGACACGGCATTTGCGGCCCTCCTGAGACAATGGCAGGCCGACTATCCAGGGTTAACCGGAACCACTCCGTGTGAACGTGTCGGAAAGATCGGACTCCGCTGCTATATGGACAAGGGCAACTGGACCACCTTGCGTCATCTGAACCGGCCCGTGATCCTGAAGCTGCTCGACCGTGATCAGCGACCGCATCATGTGGCGGCCATTCGGATGAAGGACCAGATGATTACGCTGGTCTTGGATGATCAACAGGTCACACTGAACCAGGCCGCGATCGAACCCTTCTGGTTTGGAGAATTCATACTGTTATGGAAACCGCCGGTCCTGGCTTCATCTGTGATCAAGGAGGGGGACAGGGGGTCGGACGTGCTGTGGCTGCGCGTTCAACTGGACCGGGCACAGGGAACCGGGTCTGCGGATTCCGATCTGAGCGGATCACAGGACCCGTCGCCCAGCCCATTGTTTGATGAACAGCTAAAAAGGCGGGTCATGGAATTTCAGCGAACCAACTTTGTGAAAGCGGATGGCATCGTGGGAGAGCAGACATTGATTCAATTGAACAAGGCGAGCGCAGACAATGCCACTCCTTTGTTATATACCCGGGCAACGAAGGGAGAGAAGCATGTCGTTTATCCTTGACGCGCTCAAACGCGCTGAGCGTGACCGCCGACTGGAGCGGCCGCCTGATTTGACCGCGGTTTACGAGGAAGATCATCTTCCACAAAGGGGCATTCGGCCGTGGCTCTGGATTGTCGGCATCTTTCTGGTCAGTGCCATTGTGGTCGGACTTATCCTGTGGCCCGACGGCCCCGATCCTCCCCCTCCCGTCGTGCCGACAGAGGCTTCTATCGCCCGGGCCGCATCTGAGACAGCCCCGCCGCCTGCAAAGATAGACGCACCCGCTTCCCCGGCTTCACCGGAGAGGAGTGTCCCGAGCCCGCCAGGTCCCTCCCCGGCCCCGAAGCAGGAAGCCCCGCCTGCCCCTCCCCCGAAGACGGCGGATGACACAGGGGCCAAGGCCCTTCCGGAGACAGGGTCCAAACCAGCCGGCGAAACACCGGATGTGAAGCCCCCACCCTCGGATGAAGGCACTCCCCCGGCTCCGGCCCCGTCTGTTCCGTCAACCAGGGAGATCGAACCTGTTGAACCGGCGGCGCCCCAGACAGAGGCGGATCCGGACAGCCCCCCTCCCCCGCTTCCGGCCGACCTGCAGACCGAGGCGAGTCCCGTCAAACCGGCATCCATCCCCTTGCTCAGCGAACTCCCCTTCGAGGTCCGGGAAAAAGTGGGCGAACTCCAGATCAATGTCCATTCATACTCGGAGAATCCGGCCGAGCGTCTGGTCTTTATCAATATGAAAAGTTTCAAGGCCGGAGATCAACTCAAGGAGAACGGGCCGATCCTGAAAGAGATCACGCAGGAGGGGGTGATTATCGATTACGGAGAGGGTCAGGCCCGGGTGCAGGTCTGGCGATAGGGATAAACAAACGGATTCAAGACCGGTCATAATGACTGAACTGCATGGTGAAGGTGCCTCTTCCGTGGGTGACCGAACGAAGGGCCGTGGAATATCCGAACATCTTGGACAGGGGCACACTCGCGGTCAGGACCTGGATCACGCCGGTACTGGAGATCTGCTCGATCTTTCCCTGCCTGGCATTGAGATCGCCGATCACCTCGCCGGTGAATTCCTCCGGCGCCAGTACCTCGGTTTTCATGATGGGCTCTAAAAGGACAGGCTCGCCTTTCTGAAATGCACTCCTGAAGCCCATGTTGGCAGCCGCCTTAAAGGCCATCACATCGGTGAGATTCTCCTTTATCTGAACGCCCAGCAGCGTGGTTTGAACATCGCATACCGGATACCCCAGCAGGGTCCCCCCGGCCTGGGCCTCGGCAATACCGTTGCTGATGGCCTCCACAAAGGCCTCTGTGAGCATCGGATCGTCGCACTGGTTGACAAACAGATTTCCGGTTCCCCTCGGCAAGGGGGATATGCGGATCCGAATGCCTGCAAAATGCTCCTGACCCGCCAGTTCTCTCTTAAAGAGGTTTTCCTCTTCCACCGGCACGGTGATGGTCTCCCTGTATACGACCTGGGGTTTGCCCTGATTCACGGGAACCAGATATTCCCGTTTAAGCCTTCCCACAATGATCTCTATGTGCAATTCACCCATTCCGGAAATGAGTGTCTGGCCGGTCTCTTCATCGATCCTGAACTTGAATGTGGGATCCTCATCCGACAGCTTTTCCAAGGCATCCAGAAGCCTGTCATGATCCTGTACGCCCTTGGGCTCCACAGCCACACTGATCACCGGCTCATTGAACTGGATCGTCTCCAGCAGGATGGGGTGCGCTTCGTCGCACAGGGTATCGCCGGTGCTCGTGAGCTTGAGGCCCATTGCCGCAACAATATCCCCTGCAGAGGCCTCTCCGATCCGTTCCCGCTTATTGGAATGCATCTTCAGCAAGCGTGCGGGCTTTTCAGTAAGACCCCTCCCCGGATTGTAGACCGGACTCCCGGCCGCTATTGTGCCCGAATAGACCCGCAAGTACGTCATCTTTCTCCCCTGGTCCATCATGACCTTGAAGGCGAGGGCGGAAAAAGGTCCCTTGGCCTTTGGGGGCCGGGATTCCACTTCCCCTGTCAGAGGATTCATTCCGGTGATGGGTGGAACATCCAGGGGTGACGGCAGGTAGTCTACAATCCCGTCAAGAAGGGGCTGGATGCCCTTGTTTCTCAAGGCGGCCCCACAAAAGACCGGGACCAGTTTCATGTGGGTAACGGCCTTACGAATGGCCGCTTTGAGTTCCTTAACCTGGACCTCCTCTTCCGCCAGATACCGCTCCATAATGAGATCGTCCTTATCCGCCAGTGTCTCCAGAAGCAGATCTCTGTAACGGTCAGCCTCCGCGGCCATTTCCTCCGGTATCGGCACCATAGCCAATCTCGCACCCAGAGAATCGTCTTCCCAGAGGATAGCTTTCATGTTGACAAGATCGATCACTCCCTTAAAACTGTCTTCCACCCCCCAGGGCAACTGCAGAACCAGGGGAACCGCGGCCAGTCGGTCCTTGATCATCTGGACGGCCCTGAAAAAATCCGCGCCGATCCGGTCCAGCTTGTTGACGAAGGCAATCTTGGGGACCTTGTATCTATCGGCCTGATGCCACACCGTCTCAGATTGCGGTTCCACGCCCCCCACTGCGCAGAAGACGCCGATGGCCCCGTCCAATACCCGGAGGGAACGCTCCACCTCAATGGTAAAATCCACATGACCGGGGGTATCGATGATGTTGATGGTATGCCCCAGCCATTCGCATGATGTTACGGCAGAGGTGATGGTGATGCCCCGTTCCCTCTCTTCCACCATCCAGTCCATGGTGGCCTCGCCGTTGTGGACCTCGCCCATCTTGTGAACACGGCCCGAGTAGAAAAGGACACGCTCCGTCACCGTGGTCTTGCCCGCATCGATGTGCGCAATGATTCCGATGTTTCGAGTATTATTTAGGGATGGACCTTTTGCCATGATAGATCACTTTTTCTGTTGTCACCATATGGTTGCTCAATTCATAAAAGCAACTCGGGGTGTCTGCAGCAATTCTCATCTTAAGACGGGAGGAAGCGGCTTTCCGGTCCCGCCGGAGCAGGATGGCAGAATGCCGCTCTCAACCGTTTTGGGACAAAAACAGATATTGTAATGAGAATTGCTGACTTGGCGGTTGCTTTGTTGACATGAAGGAAAAATCTAAGGTATCTTCATTCGCCTGTCAAGCGATAAGATCTTTATTTCGGGAGAACATGCCTTGAAACAGCCACCCTGCCCCGCAAAAGAACCACCGGATCAGCCATTCATCCCCTTCACCCATACGGGTCGACGGTTGCTGGAGATGTTCCAACTCCTCCTGGCCCATTTCGGTCCTCAGAACTGGTGGCCGGCAGAAACGCCCCTGGAGGTCATGATCGGGGCGATCCTCACCCAGAATACCAACTGGACAAATGTGGAAAAGGCCATTTCAAATCTCAAGGGCAAGGGGCTCATCTCCCTCGATCGTCTGGCTTCTCTGCCGACAGCGGAACTGGCTCAGGAAATCCGTCCGGCAGGCTATTATAACATCAAGGCAAAGCGGCTGAAGAATCTGCTCAATTACATCGCCGATCAGTACGACGGAGACCTGGCATATTTTTTCAATCAGGAGACCGATGCCATCAGAGAGGGGCTGCTCTCCGTCAACGGTGTGGGGCAAGAAACCGCGGACAGCATTGTCCTCTATGCCGCCAACAGGCCCCTCTTTGTGGTGGACGCCTACACCCACCGGATACTGAGCCGGCACAGCATGGCCCCGGAGGAGGCGACCTACCACGACATACAGTCCCTCTTTATGGACCATCTCCCCGAAGAGGTATCCCTGTATAACGAGTTTCATGCCCTGATCGTGCTGACCGGAAAGCACTACTGCCGCAAAAACCCGCTCTGCCCGGAGTGTCCCCTGCACCGATGGGAGGAATCCGAGTAGATATCGGCCCCAAAGGCCGGTGTTATATTCCCCGATGCGGCCGGAACCACGACTTGAGACGGGCGGGCCAGTAACGTAGACTCCGCACCCTGTTCAACGAATGCCGGGCCGACATGATCTGTTTCTCATTGGGCTGAGTCACGCCATAAACACTTTGATTATACAGTTCCACAATCCATGAGATATCATTTCCAAGGGTCGGGAATCGTCTTGCCAGATGAACGCCGTATTCCAGCGGCGTTTCATTGGGGGTACGGGGCAGCCCGCAAATTTTCAAAAACAATCACAAAAAACCGCCATATCGCAAGAGAGATGCACCAGCGTTTTCAAACGTCTCCATCATTCCCTCAACCGCCCTTCAAGGGACGGCGGGTTGACAGGACACGGCAAAGGAAATAGGGTAATCCTAAATGGGCATAAACCTGGGGTTGCCATATGTATCTGAAGAGACGATTCGTCAATCATGAAAGACATTACATCCTCTGCGAATCCTACTGGGATGTGGATTGCTGGAGGTCCCGCCAATTGATGGACCTCGGTCCCGACCCTGAGCAGCACGTTGTCTATCCTGGGGGCAACAGCTTCTACGTGGACCAGGTCCTGGAAGAGCGGCTTCAGGCCAAGGGGAGCCCTGTTGACAGCGATGCGCTGGAAGCGCTCTTCATGCCCTTTATCGATCCGAGAATACGCAGGATCGTGGAGATGTTTCAGCGGCCCAAAAACCGCAGCGGCCGCCATTCCCGGCTGAATCGAGATGAACTGATGGCGGCGCAGCAAAGGCTCCATCCCTTTGACAAGCGCCGGCTTCACTATCTCCGTTGCGGAAGAGTGGACATCGGGAATCTCGATGCACGGCCTTGGAAGTTCCTGAACATACTCCTGGATAAGAGCCGTGATGAACTTGAGCACCTCCTTGAAGAGATGGAAAGGGATCTGCCGCCTCACGAGATGGGGGACTATATTTATACGGCCCTCCACATGCAGCGTCATTTCAGTCATCTCCTGACCCGGCATCACCCGGCATTCCTGGGGTCGGAGAAACTGGATGCATATCTCCTGGAAGACCTCTGCCAACTGAACCGGGATCCGGAATTTTTTATGGGAGTAGGGCGTTATGACCCGGATACCCTCCATCCCTATCTCACCAAGTACCTGATCCTCTATTTTGACAACCCCTTCGATCCGCAGAACATCTGGCAGGAGACCGTCGAGGACTTCATCAGGAAACACCGCTTTCACAGTCCCCCCCGGTCCCGAGCCCCGGAGTTCATGCCGGAGGTGGAGGCCTGTCGCTGTCTCGGCATCCTGCCCGAGGATTTCAAAAAAATGGACCGGAAGGCCCTGCGTCGCTGTTACCGGAGGCGTGCCAAAGAAAGCCATCCTGACCAGGGGGGTGATGAAGGGACCTTTATTCAGATCACACAGGCCTATGAACGCCTGCGAACCCTGAAAAGCTGACCGGCTGTCTCCCTCCTCCTTTTCCCGCTACCTTTTTGGGATTTGAGACATGATGTATTCGGCGAGCGCCGTAATGGTCAAACTCGGATTGACCCCCAGATTGGCCGGCACAACAGATCCGTCCGCCACGAAAAGATTGGGATAGCCAAAGACCTCGCCGTTCATCCCTGCCACGCCCTTTTTAGGGGATCCGCCCATGCAACACCCGCCCAGGATATGGGCGGTGGTGGATGCATTCAAAACCACCTCAGGAAAGGAACTCAGGGGCGTGCCGTTCATTTTGCGGGCCAGGCGACGGGTGACCTCGTTGGCGATCGGTATGTAGGCGGGCGACCTGAGCATTCCGGAAGGGACGGTTGAGTTCACGCTTCGCCCGCCCAGCCGCCACCATCTGGGGCGGTAATCGAGTCTGAGATAGTTTTCATCCGTCTGCATGACCAGGACCACGGTTGTGGTGGAGGCCATCCCCAAGGGCCATAGAAGTCTGATAAACCGGACCGGATGTCTGGCCACATTTCCCAGAAATCTCACCGGCCGCGGAACCCTTCCACCCCCGTCGGTCATCAGGGTGAGGAGATTGAGCAGGACATCGGATCCTTTATTGTATCGCACCATCTCCACATGGGTGGTGTCGTCCGCATAGATGCCGGAAGTGATGGCGATCTGATCGTTCCAATCCGTTTCAGTATCCCTGGATTTCACTCCGAGCAGGGCCTCGGAGTTGGTGCGGACACAGTTGCCAAGCTGATCCGATAGGTCCGGCAGAAACCCTTTCTGCTGAGATATCATCAAAAGCTTGACCGAACCCAGGACCCCGGCGCTGAGAATGACGCCCCTGGCCCGATAGGTTCTCACAGAATGGACCGGCCTGGTTGATTTTCTGGCGGATATCTCATACCCATTGTTCCAGGGTCTGAGAACGGTCGCTTCGGTCTCGGGAATGATCCGGGCCCCCAGACCTTCGGCCAGGTAGAGATAGTTTTTGTCCAGGGTGTTCTTGGCGCCTACCGGGCAACCCACCATGCAGGACCCGCAAAACTTGCACCCGGTTCGATCCGGCCCCCTCCCTCCGAAATAGGGATCTGGGACGGTCTGTTCCGGCGTGCCGAAGAAAATGCCGACATCATTGACATGAAACGTATCCTTACCCCGCAGTTCCATGCCGACCTCCCTGAGGTATCGGTCGGCAATGCCGATCTGAGGGCTGGGGTTCGCGCCAAGCATCTGTCTCGCTGTTTCATAATGGGGCATCAATCGGGCCTTGCAATCGGGCATGCCCCAGTCCGGTCTCTCAAACACCCCGTCGGGCGGAACCAGTAACTGGTTGGCATATACCAGACTGCCGCCCCCCACTCCCCCGCCATGCAAGATCATGACATGTTTCAACTGGGTCAGCATCTGATAGCCGTAGCACCCCAATCGCGGCAGCCACAGGTATTT contains:
- a CDS encoding general secretion pathway protein GspB, which gives rise to MSFILDALKRAERDRRLERPPDLTAVYEEDHLPQRGIRPWLWIVGIFLVSAIVVGLILWPDGPDPPPPVVPTEASIARAASETAPPPAKIDAPASPASPERSVPSPPGPSPAPKQEAPPAPPPKTADDTGAKALPETGSKPAGETPDVKPPPSDEGTPPAPAPSVPSTREIEPVEPAAPQTEADPDSPPPPLPADLQTEASPVKPASIPLLSELPFEVREKVGELQINVHSYSENPAERLVFINMKSFKAGDQLKENGPILKEITQEGVIIDYGEGQARVQVWR
- the fusA gene encoding elongation factor G, with amino-acid sequence MAKGPSLNNTRNIGIIAHIDAGKTTVTERVLFYSGRVHKMGEVHNGEATMDWMVEERERGITITSAVTSCEWLGHTINIIDTPGHVDFTIEVERSLRVLDGAIGVFCAVGGVEPQSETVWHQADRYKVPKIAFVNKLDRIGADFFRAVQMIKDRLAAVPLVLQLPWGVEDSFKGVIDLVNMKAILWEDDSLGARLAMVPIPEEMAAEADRYRDLLLETLADKDDLIMERYLAEEEVQVKELKAAIRKAVTHMKLVPVFCGAALRNKGIQPLLDGIVDYLPSPLDVPPITGMNPLTGEVESRPPKAKGPFSALAFKVMMDQGRKMTYLRVYSGTIAAGSPVYNPGRGLTEKPARLLKMHSNKRERIGEASAGDIVAAMGLKLTSTGDTLCDEAHPILLETIQFNEPVISVAVEPKGVQDHDRLLDALEKLSDEDPTFKFRIDEETGQTLISGMGELHIEIIVGRLKREYLVPVNQGKPQVVYRETITVPVEEENLFKRELAGQEHFAGIRIRISPLPRGTGNLFVNQCDDPMLTEAFVEAISNGIAEAQAGGTLLGYPVCDVQTTLLGVQIKENLTDVMAFKAAANMGFRSAFQKGEPVLLEPIMKTEVLAPEEFTGEVIGDLNARQGKIEQISSTGVIQVLTASVPLSKMFGYSTALRSVTHGRGTFTMQFSHYDRS
- a CDS encoding endonuclease III domain-containing protein — its product is MFQLLLAHFGPQNWWPAETPLEVMIGAILTQNTNWTNVEKAISNLKGKGLISLDRLASLPTAELAQEIRPAGYYNIKAKRLKNLLNYIADQYDGDLAYFFNQETDAIREGLLSVNGVGQETADSIVLYAANRPLFVVDAYTHRILSRHSMAPEEATYHDIQSLFMDHLPEEVSLYNEFHALIVLTGKHYCRKNPLCPECPLHRWEESE
- a CDS encoding DUF4129 domain-containing protein — encoded protein: MFLKICGLPRTPNETPLEYGVHLARRFPTLGNDISWIVELYNQSVYGVTQPNEKQIMSARHSLNRVRSLRYWPARLKSWFRPHRGI
- a CDS encoding J domain-containing protein, yielding MYLKRRFVNHERHYILCESYWDVDCWRSRQLMDLGPDPEQHVVYPGGNSFYVDQVLEERLQAKGSPVDSDALEALFMPFIDPRIRRIVEMFQRPKNRSGRHSRLNRDELMAAQQRLHPFDKRRLHYLRCGRVDIGNLDARPWKFLNILLDKSRDELEHLLEEMERDLPPHEMGDYIYTALHMQRHFSHLLTRHHPAFLGSEKLDAYLLEDLCQLNRDPEFFMGVGRYDPDTLHPYLTKYLILYFDNPFDPQNIWQETVEDFIRKHRFHSPPRSRAPEFMPEVEACRCLGILPEDFKKMDRKALRRCYRRRAKESHPDQGGDEGTFIQITQAYERLRTLKS
- a CDS encoding GMC family oxidoreductase → MNTQGFDYDFIVIGSGFGGSVSALRLSEKGYRVAVLEKGKRWAQEDFPETNWNIRKYLWLPRLGCYGYQMLTQLKHVMILHGGGVGGGSLVYANQLLVPPDGVFERPDWGMPDCKARLMPHYETARQMLGANPSPQIGIADRYLREVGMELRGKDTFHVNDVGIFFGTPEQTVPDPYFGGRGPDRTGCKFCGSCMVGCPVGAKNTLDKNYLYLAEGLGARIIPETEATVLRPWNNGYEISARKSTRPVHSVRTYRARGVILSAGVLGSVKLLMISQQKGFLPDLSDQLGNCVRTNSEALLGVKSRDTETDWNDQIAITSGIYADDTTHVEMVRYNKGSDVLLNLLTLMTDGGGRVPRPVRFLGNVARHPVRFIRLLWPLGMASTTTVVLVMQTDENYLRLDYRPRWWRLGGRSVNSTVPSGMLRSPAYIPIANEVTRRLARKMNGTPLSSFPEVVLNASTTAHILGGCCMGGSPKKGVAGMNGEVFGYPNLFVADGSVVPANLGVNPSLTITALAEYIMSQIPKR